A segment of the Populus alba chromosome 9, ASM523922v2, whole genome shotgun sequence genome:
TATAGTTGTGAAATTCCAAGTTGACTGCTTGCTTCCTATGGTAAGCACTTGTCATAAGAGATTATAATTACCAGCGTGAAAACTTGCTGGTAGCTTCTCAATTTGCATTGCTGTTTGGTgcttacctttttttttgtgggtgTATGCATTTTTGTCCTGGGTAATATTTTTTGAGAACCCAATTTCTGCTTTTATCTGAGAAAGTAGCAGCGTGTCTTTTCTATCTGTATCCTTATAATCTCTACATGCTGCTAACATCTCTCAGTTCATATGGTCTTGTTAGTTGCATTTAATGCTCTTCTCACAAAGCCTGGTTGGTTGCCAGATTTGTCCTGCTCAAGCAATCACCATAGAGGCTGAGGAGCGAGAAGATGGAAGCCGTAGGACTACTAGGTAAGAGGTTTATCATTGTTTCTTTGTTCATCGCTTTTTTCTCCTTCTGTGCCCCTGTCTCGCCCTTTCTCACAACTCTGGATTTGACAGGTATGATATAGACATGACGAAATGCATCTATTGTGGATTCTGCCAAGAGGCATGCCCTGTTGATGCCATTGTCGAAGGACCCAACTTCGAATTTTCAACAGAGACTCATGAGGTTATATCCCTTTCAGCTTGAGCCTACTTTGACTGGTAAagaatttattcttaaaattcatCATTGTTGCAGGAACTCTTGTATGACAAAGAAAAGCTACTTGAGAATGGAGACCGCTGGGAAACTGAGATTGCAGAGAACCTCAGATCTGAGAGCCTTTATcgttaaaatgttttttcactgGATGGGACacgcttgaaaaaaataaagagatctGTATATGGGTctagaagatatttgttttccAAGTTTTGTCATTTGGTAATTGTTTCTTATCGCATTCGCTTCTTATGCAACATGTTAAAATGTAACATGACAGGTAAGGGACTCGAGATGCAGCTTCAATTGCCCTCTTTGTAGAACATTTGATTTTATGGAATGAGCGGGAAACATGGCAATCTATTTGAACTTCATTTTTAGTCGTTTTTTGGAACCTTAGTGTTCAGAGTTGGACAATTAGGTTGCAGGAGATGAAGAGTTGTTGGCAAGGTTGCCTTATCATTAATGTTAGGATGATCAGAAGCAACGACTCTTAAGTTATACCTCTTCTCTCGTGGGAACAAAACAATCCCCGAGAATTGGTACGTCTTCATTTGTGCAAAGCTAAAGGAGAAATGGTCAAGAATCTCGAGCACTGGACTTCTTTCGCCAGATGAAATTTCAATCAAACATATCACTAGACTTGTCCATAGGGATTGAGTTGTGCATATCGTTCATGTGTACAGAGAAGCAAATAACTGTGCAGATGGAATAACGAATTTAGGTGTAAGCTTGAATCATGAGGTTCGTTATTTCAAAGAGCCACAAGGCTTTATAAAGGAGAGGTCGTAGAAGGATATTTGTAGTGTAGGGGAATTTAGATGCCGTGGGTAGGTTTTTTGCCCCTCTTTTaacatgaggttttttttttttttaatatacaaagaAAACTAGAGATattctcaaaataatttatagagattaagttttttttttttttagtttaagttttttctttttgaaagataTATTAAGAATGCACTCCTTTTCCAGTTTGATGTATTTGCATGCATAAATTACCATAAAAACAATGTTCAAactcaataaataaacaaaactcgagaaaaggaaacatcctatccCTTGGaattatcattcaacatttaacTTTAACCCATAGCATCTTcactcttcaaataaaaaaaaacagcagatcattttttatgaaaaatatatttttaacttgaattattattattattatcatacattatttataaaaaaataacctctaAATTATTTCTCAAAGTAAAAGACCATCATTCATTTGTCATTCATGACAATCCATGCCGAGCCTCCTCTACATAGATACATCTCGTTTTCAGTTTTTCtgtcaaaattaattgaattaatgaaaaagaaggAGTAAGAACCCATCAGCGGGTCTCGGAAAAAATCCATCATCAAGGCCCAAAATTAAAACTTACGAAGCCCGATCTCCTTAACATAGCATACCGGCTCTATCCTTACTGGTTCCTCCATCTaataaacctaataaaaaaaagagaaaaaagaaagaaagaggaaaatgGAAATGGAGTGCGTGGTGGGTTAATAAAAGTTTCCAAGCCCCCTTAAAACCCACAACGCAACAGAAAAATTGAAGCAAATAGCGATAATGGCAGAGGAAGTGATTTTAGGTTACTTACAGAACCACGACGAAATCTCCGATTCCGGCCAGTTCGCTACCGATCATGGACTCGACCACAGCGACGTCGTTAATGTCATCAAAAGCCTCCATGGCTTCCGCTACGTCGATGCTCAGGttcctaaaattattttaaacttaaaaaaaaaacatgcccTAACTGTAGACTAGAGAAAGTGAAGATTAATGTGATTTTGAAAGATTTAGATATGACTATAATAAAGAGGATCAGTGTGGTTATGAATCTTAATAGTGATGGATTAGTTGATTAATCAGGGATTCGATGATGTTGTGTAGGATATTAAGAGAGAGACAGACGTGCTTACCGAAGAGGGTGAAAAATATGCTGAACAAGGATCACCTGAAGTTCAGCTTTTCTTGGCTGTACCAGCGGAGGGTAGCATATTGAAAGAAGAATTGCAGGTTGTCGTAATTGATTgctccctcatttttttttcctgtctatgccttttgtttttcagtGTTATATTTGAATTTTGGCTGCTGATTTTTTAATGCAGAAACTGGTGGATCCTGCAGTTTTCAAAATAGGATGTTCTCAGGCTGCAAAGAATAAATGGGTTCAAATGGGAAATCAAATATCTAGGAAGGTAAcggaaatttatttttcttaacatgAAATTCGTCTTAGTGGTCCTTGTGATTAGTccgataatgattttttttttgggtattattaagctttgtgtttttattaaggaaaatattttgCTGGTAAAAGTAAAATTAAGCTTAGACGAATAAATAACTAAGAACATCTTCACTTGCTCTCAAGTCAAAACACGCTATCCTATTTCAAATCTCAACCTGATACCTCTTCATTCTTTCAGAATTCCATGTCTACACCCAAATATCCCAAATATCATGAACTGggttttatcttttcaaaagaagaaaCCTAGTACCCACCTTTTGACTTCTGTTCAGTCTTGCATATTGTTCTGGTGTAATTATAATTCGTTTTCTTCTACGTCATAGGTTCAACATGTGGAAGACAGAATAAAGGATCTTCTTTTACAGATACGAGATGGACAGGTgcattaatggttttttttttcatatgcttTTTGAGGGCATCCGATTAAACAGTAGGTGAGATTGGCATTGTTTTCTTGGGCATGGTTTCTGGTTAAGAAGAGGTCCGCTCTTAAGGGTTGCGGGGAGGGCCTTATTTCATCCCTGTATGGACAGTTCATGTCCGCTctttcatgtttaatttttaagctGCTCGTTATTCATGTTTACTGCATCCAATTTGCATGATTTTATCTCAATTGTGTCCCTTGATTTACTTATGTTATTTGTTGTGATTAGGAAATTGACACAGGTGATAAGAAGTCTCTCAAAGCTAGAAAGCTTATTGCTGTGCAGTAATGATCCTTTTCTTTCGCCTTTTGTGTTGTTTATTATGGTTCTCATATTGTCTGTAGTACAAGGTTGGTTTCATTAGTGGTGCTGGTATTCACAACTTGTGACTTGTGCTCTAGAACCTGGAAGGGCTACTCGGTGAGAAAAGGTCCTGATTATGCTCCAATAAGAAGGAGAACTGCAACTGATTTGACTCGTGAATATCTACAGGGGTATGCTCTTATATGCAGATACCGTGTTCATTTCCAATCTGAATTGTTAGCTGctatttgaataattttctcATCAAGCTAAAGCATGCCTGTGTTTGGTGGAGCTTTTTTTACACCAATAGTTGTCCTCAACTATGAAGCATGGGGCATGTTAATGAACAATTTGGGTTCAATAATGAAGGCAGAATGGAAAGGTGCAGATAGACTGCTATGATTGCAAGCACATGATAAAAATGCATGCCATTTAGAGAAAGCACTTATGCTATGGGGTATGCATGGGGACATCGTAATAATTAAGCATGCATTAACTAATTTCCAGATCTCTTAAGTGCGTTAATGAAATTTTTCTGGATGCCACCtagatcttttcatttctttctgtAGCATGCAACTTCATACaatttctttatataatttacgcgaacaaaaaaaagagagacaataAGACCtatgcattttatttaaattctagATTGCAGGGGTATTTAGTAATTTCTACGTTTGCTGGAAAATCTGGAAATCGTCCCGGACTAGGCTTTATTTctgtttagtattttattttactggtCGTTCTTAGGTTTTCTTATTCTAAATAGAAATTGTTATTTTGGAGCACTGAGTTTTAGGAATCCATGTCCTTATTGGATTTGGACTGCTAAAACTCTGTagtctttcaatattttaattgaagtttaggaataaaattccagcaatttgctttttatagcaTGATTCAATCTCCCTTAGGCGTGACTCCTAAGAACCCTAGGTGTGAATATTAGGTTTTTCTATCCTCAAGGTGTAAATCCTAGAAACCCTATTATTGTGACTTTAGTAGTTTCTACAATTCTTAGTAGAAATCCTCATCAATAAATACCAGACAGACACAAACAGCCTCTAAAGTCAGACCCAGAACAGCCTCCCGAAGGTATCCTACCTACATCAATAATGTAAACAATTACATGTACTTGGGTGTATTGGGCATAGTAATGATAACATATTGGGGCAGTGTTGAGTTGACTGTTCACCTGGTTTTGCATATTCATTGCATTTAATTGCTCCATTTACTTCATATTGTTGACAAATTTATCTAATGTTTAGGGGTGATTGGAGGAATATAGAGTTCAAAGAGTATAACTTCAGTGCTAAAGGTCCACCACCTGAAGGTGGCCATCTTCACCCACTCAACAAGGCAAGAATaacattattcttttttaacctattttctctttttttatatattttaaatgaatcTTATACTCTTAATTTCCATACAAGTTATAGGGGCAGCCGATTGTAGAATGGGCGAAAAAGTCTCTTAATACAATCATTTTCATTGTGCTGAAATTTGACCTATAATTTTCAAACAACCATCTTTTACTCTTAATTGCTATACAGTATAAAAGGGCAGCCAATTGTAGAATGGGTTGCTATTTTTAGACACCAAAAAGCTCTTAGCACAATCACATTCAGTGTTCTGAAATGCTGAAATTTGACCTTTAATTTTCAAACAACTATTTGGATTGTCACTGCATTGACAAATGTCATAGTTTTGCCGAAAAAGATTGTGTAAAGAGGCTTATTGGTGTGAATTGCAACACTGTGCTCTCAAGGATTTCTTTTAGAGAGTAATTTGATTGGTGAATTGATACTGACAACAATTTGTCCTGTAAATAAAGGTCGGGCTGAGTTTCTAGACTGATTGAGACTGCCATTTTCATCATCTTGTCATTGTAAGTTGAAATATTACCATCATATACAGCATTTATTGCtcataagtttatttttaccaGGCTAGAAGTTTGGGTGGGTGTGCTTTGGTTTCAGCATTGTTCATAGGTCTAATGCTGAAATTTTCTCATAACTGGGTTAAACCTTCTCATGTTTCAGATCTAAAGTTTTATATCTGAGTCAACTGTTGAGACGTGGGTTCACATCTGTTAATTTTTTACTGTCAAATAAAGGCTTTTATTGGATGCTGTTTGTTGCTTGTACTGATCCAGGCAATCAGATTTTCAAAAGGCATTGGGACGGAATTTCAGTTGAAGGAATAATGTATCAATCATATGTATACATTCATTGAACTGGAAAAATATGTGATGGTTCTATTATTGTTTGAATTTAGCTTTCTTGGTGATAACTGGCAATTTTCAGTTTCATTTAGAACTGATTGATGCTATAGAGTTTATTTTTCCCTAAACACATGATAAAAGTTTTGCTACATTGTTGCAAATTCTCACCCAAGcattgccttttgttttctttctattttaggTGAAAGAACGACTGAAGGACATTTTTCGTCTAATGAAGTAAGACCTGCTGTGTCTTCTGATTTTACTGTCAGTGatctttttttaagtttgacaTTTGTGTATTGGTCTTCTGTCTGGCTGCAGCTTTGAGGAAATGCCTACAAATAGATATGTAGAGAGCAGGTAGCTGTTTCTGCTCATTCTTTATAAACAGCATGATTCCATTTTATCAATTGTTGATTCTTTAGCACTCGAAGCTTTACCtcatcaaaataaatctaaCTATGCAGTTCACAAAATGATAACTTGTCTTCTTACACATgtttgaacatatatatatatatattttttttttttttctttttctttttctttttctttttcttttcattttctgggTTTATtgcaaaattttcttattcatgaTTCTCATATTATTCCATACCAAAGAAAGTTGATTCTGTAATGATGTAGTTAGGGAAAAATGGTTTCATATAGAAGAAGGTAATTTAGCTGAAAAATGAGACGGTGAATTCATAACTTGTTTGTTCTTCTTCTATGGGtattttaagctaaaaaaatatggtttcctgaattttcttttgtatttttctttcatgcaatacagtaattattattatagtgatatttttttaacattctgATGCATTCCCATTTCAACCTGCAGCTTCTGGAATTTTGATGCACTGTTCCAGCCACAACAACATCCTGCCCGTGATTCGCATGATACCTTCTTTCTTAAAGGTATGTTTGACTTGATTTCTTATTTGTTACTCGGTTATAATTGGTTTGATTCTGATATCCATGGCATATAAATCTGTAGCTCCTGAAACAACAAAGCAACTGCCTGAAGATTATGTTGAGCTGGTGAAACGTGTTCATGAGTCTGGTGGCTATGGGTCAAGGGGGTACAATGTTATCTTTTAATCCTTGTTTTCACTGTCACATGAGTCTTATTCTCACAACTATGAAATACCTGTACTCCGCTATCAGATATGGATATGATtggaaaagagaagaagcaaaCAAAAACCTTTTGCGAACTCATACGACTGCAATTTCTTCTCGGATGCTTTATGCGGTAGCACAGGTATTAATGCATTCTAAGTTTCTTATTATGTATCCATCTTCTTGACTTTGTGGAatggttttcaaaatattattttgtgctCATGCATGTGTTATTATGgtctgctttctttcttttatgctcTGATCTAGTTTACCTCTCTACATTGATTTATGCAAACACAACTCTTGAGGGAGCCAAACAGgtgtcataaaaaatatttgacactGATTTTATGAAGGCAAACACAGAAGTTTCAATCTCGGTGTCTTGCCTCTTCTATTTCTTTACCACTTATTTTCTCTTAAGATCGAATATAGCAGCTTACAAAAATGAGTGTGCCATGATCTACGTCTAAGATAAACATGCTATCGATCTGAAGTATTCTCAACTAATATGTTCTGGGTTTATTATAATATTGGGATATTTTGTTATGTGAAATTAGCCATCTTTTTAACTTAAATGTAGTCCGTATTTTGTTACTTATTTAGTTTTTCTTGATAGCTTGCAAAACAGCAATCATTTACCCCCAAAAGGTACTTCTCCATTGATCGAGTTTTCAGAAATGAAGCAGTAGATCGAACTCATCTAGCAGAATTCCACCAGATAGAAGGTATGTTGTGCCAATTCACTATACAACGGAGCCTTTTTTCTTGCTGTTCTTTAGTATTTTTATGCCTGCTCATATCATACTTGTCTGTTATGAAGTgctaaaacaaaactaatttgGATTTTGGTGTTGATACACTTGATCCCCATTTTTGGACAAATGCATGGTTTGTGATTCGGATGGTGTACTGCTGGTCATGTTACAAATGTTGAGCTATAGAATATTGTCAAGTGTGGACACTGACGACTTGGATTGATTAATGTCATGTTATTGGGATTTTTGTCAATCACTTAACAGTTTAAAAAATCCTGCCTTTGGTTTCAGGTCTGGTGTGTGATCGAGGGCTTACTCTAGGTCACTTGATTGGAGTGTTGCAGGACTTCTTTTCACGTTTAGGTAATTAAATGAAGTGTCGTTAAGGGATTTTCTTTAACACTCTTCTTTCCTTCAAATAtgcataaaaagaattaaagtttGGTTGTCCCCtgtaaaattttattggttACCTAGCATGATGCCAATTGACTTGGGATCGAAATCCTGCTCATACTAGGAAGGAAGCAGTTGGAGGTTTGACGGGATCCCAATGAATCATCACCATATATATAAGtggatagatagatagatagattgaTCTTGGTATGAGTGCCCAGTACTTGGATGCAATGTGTTTGCATTGTTAATTTGAAAGAACAAGGCTGTTTATACTACTCATAGTATACAATTGATGCTGGATGAGAATGGTTATCACCATcagaaaaaaattctaaatgcaCATTTTGTTCTCAGGCATGGACAAGCTGAAATTCAAGCCTGCATATAATCCATATACTGAGCCTAGCATGGAGATTTTCAGGTATAAAATCATGAATTCCTGTTATGCATGTACTGCTTGTAAAGTAATTGGAAATTTGATGTATCCTATATATTTCAGTTATCACAAAGGACTTGGGAAATGGGTGGAGATTGGTAATTCTGGCATGTTTAGACCTGAAATGTTGCGTCCTATGGGATTCTCAGAAGATGTTAATGTTATTGCATGGGGCCTTTCGCTTGAAAGGTGAGAATTTTTATCCTCGcttttgagaaataaaagaataaacttCCTGTTCATTCTCATCTTTGAGAAGTAATAGATATCATGAATCACTTAAATTTATTCATATTAATCTTCCAATGGTTTGAACAGACCAACCATGATATTATACGGGATCGATAATATCAGGGAGCTTTTTGGACACAAGGTACTTCCTTATACTCCTGCTATTTAAAACATCATGCTATCATATAACAACTTGACGTCCAAGCATTCATTATTGTTGCCTTGCAGGTGGATCTTGCCCTCGTCAAGAGAAACCCTCTCTGCCTTATTGGGATTCAGTAGATTCTGAAATGCTTCTGTTCTTTCCTGTGTTGTATCCTAAGTTTTTCATTGGCGACGGCTGAGGCTGTATTCATTTGGCATCACCAATTACGGGCTAGTCTTCAATTGTTTTGTACTCTTTCAGAAATAGCAGCAATAAATTCTGCGTTTTGAACCTGTCCCGCTGTGCTAGCGTGGTAGTAAACTTTCCCAGATTGGTCTCTCGTTTATAAGCTTGTTTCCCCACCGATAACGAGCCCAGCCATTTCAGATAGCTTGTCTCTCTTTAATTGGGCGTGGAATTCAAATAGACAGTCATTCATGGGGCAAGATCTTTGAAGGGTTGATGGATCAGAGGTTTAAGCACCTTATCGTCCGTTACAAGAGTGCCGTGTGATCATCCAAAACGACCGTTTGTTAAATGGGGAGGTTCTAAATGAAAGCCAAAACAAGTGATTCTGTATTTCGGTTCTAAATGGAAGCCAAATTGGTTCTTCTGAGATTCGCACCTGTACTATTTGTGATCATACCACAAGGAGCATTTTTAATAGTCCGTTTGTTTCATGTTGtcgttatttatttattttatttattttttaaattttatttttgatattaatatatcaaaataactttaaaatactaaaaaaaatgaaattgaagaaaaaaaatttagtt
Coding sequences within it:
- the LOC118058998 gene encoding phenylalanine--tRNA ligase alpha subunit, cytoplasmic, with the protein product MAEEVILGYLQNHDEISDSGQFATDHGLDHSDVVNVIKSLHGFRYVDAQDIKRETDVLTEEGEKYAEQGSPEVQLFLAVPAEGSILKEELQKLVDPAVFKIGCSQAAKNKWVQMGNQISRKVQHVEDRIKDLLLQIRDGQEIDTGDKKSLKARKLIAVQTWKGYSVRKGPDYAPIRRRTATDLTREYLQGGDWRNIEFKEYNFSAKGPPPEGGHLHPLNKVKERLKDIFRLMNFEEMPTNRYVESSFWNFDALFQPQQHPARDSHDTFFLKAPETTKQLPEDYVELVKRVHESGGYGSRGYGYDWKREEANKNLLRTHTTAISSRMLYAVAQLAKQQSFTPKRYFSIDRVFRNEAVDRTHLAEFHQIEGLVCDRGLTLGHLIGVLQDFFSRLGMDKLKFKPAYNPYTEPSMEIFSYHKGLGKWVEIGNSGMFRPEMLRPMGFSEDVNVIAWGLSLERPTMILYGIDNIRELFGHKVDLALVKRNPLCLIGIQ